Below is a genomic region from Rhododendron vialii isolate Sample 1 chromosome 5a, ASM3025357v1.
TTGCAACTCTCCAATTCCCACTCCCCAACCACCCCTGCCCATGCCACCCCCCTCCTCCCTTCACAACCCCTTCTCTCACCTTCTCCACATCCCAACTCACCCCCCCAACCTTGACAGCCCTTTCTGACATGAACCAATCCTCCACTACCCCAGCAGTCTCTTCTGCAACCTGCCTCACTGCTGCCCGCAAACGATGCATCATTTCATAAACCCTATCATCCCTCTTAGCTTCAACACTGACATTCAAAAGAGCCACAAGCTCAGACTCTTCGGCCAAAACCCCGCATTCCCTCATATGGGCATCAACCTCATAAGCCTTATCAGCCATCCCCTTGCTACAAAACCCAAACAACGCGGGCCCGTATGACCTCAATTTCGGCATCACACCACAACCCTTCATCTTCTTCACCAAATCAAAGGCCATTTCTGGGTCCTCCTTGGCCAATGCCAGCCTCGCCAAACTTGTGAACGTAGCCTCGTTCGGAGCAACCCTGTGAATACCCATTTGCTTAAATATCTCAAAACCCCTCTCTAAACCCAACTTCACCAAATCCTTATCCAATTTCTCACTCCCGTTGCCATTTCCATTACAAGAAGAGCATAAATACAGCAATACATTGTAATGGTGTTGGGACAGAGGAATACCATTGGCCCGAGCGTCATCGTATAGCCGGAGGGCTTCGGCAAGGTCCCCGTTCTTCGAGCAGGTGTCCAGCTTCCCCCTAAGCTTGCCCTCGGGGGAATCGTAGCGGGCTTTCTTTGACGACTTGCTCGAAGAAGGCTCGCGAATAagggcggcggcggcggtggttaACAGGTGGGTCGGTTTGTTCATAGAGAAACGTTTGTTGAAACAGCGAGTTCTAGCATTTATGGGGTTCAGGGAGTGGTAACAGTGGTGGAAAAGTGAAGGGTGGAAGCGGGTAGTGGAGTATGCGAAGAGGATTGGGGTTTTGGCGAAAAAGGATACACAGCCAGCGCGCAACAACAGCATCACTGGTTATATAGGCTTGTCTGTGCTTACAGTAGAATTGTTGTTGGTTCAATGGAGGATTTTGCTTCAGGagaagagagggaggaggaaaGATAACAGAGAGAGATAAGTGTAGAGATAGAAAGAGACACCTTTGTTTGGAAGGAAGAAAACTCGAGCGAGTTCTCTGAAACGGTGAGGTGAGATGGGAAGGCCACCGGAGACGGGCGACCGGTACGCTAGGTCTCGCCGTAGCGTTGAGCTCTGCGTGTATTTCTCCCACTCCTTTTTTGCCTAAAATACTCCACACATTGTACGTGGCTATGTGCAGTAATTTTATCACTTTTGCCCTGAAAATTAATACTACTTACATTAGCGTTTTTACCCACTGGGGACCAAATCCTAAAAAGTAACATACTACTCTAGTTTTTTTCCCGGCCTATGCTAATTGATACCCTTGCAAGGCTCTGTAATTTTtggtaagaaaaaaagaagaaagaatacagtaaaggaaataaataatctaaagGCATATCGATCGGACAAGGAATTTTGATAATTAGATTAGACGtgattaaataaaataaataatgttGATGAGTTATCATTTTACAAGATAGAGAAAATGAGTGAAATGAGAGGtaaaaagtgagaaaaaaaagtaagaaaaagcCACGTAAGAGAGAAATGGAAATAAAGACTAGATTTATATAAATAATCAAGATTCTTACAACATTAATGAAAGAAACctacaaaaaaatcagctcaatttgatatctACAAGAACTCGAtctaagagtatccacaatactataattaaaaataaaaagtctttaaagttaacaatatctgtgcaaaatatggctcacaatgcaataatcaaacttaacaatctccttagaaataatcaaattttgggttttgaataaccaaaactagcaacattttgacaataaccaaatttattagatcctacatattctcaatcaaatgcatcaatcattatacaaaaatgttctatCTCACTTCCTTTTTCCTCTCACTTCTTTTcgaacaatattttcgaaaaagaaaatattttactaaaaaattatttttgttttttagaaaactgtttttttaaaagagtttttttcccaaataaagtttcaaaaactattttctatttctagtaaatagtttttattagtttcaaaactattttagaaaatttattttctactgttcacagtttttaattttttgtagtttgaaaatatgatgtgataaattttggttatctaattttgattatgtcattgtagacatctacattgctaatcttagcaatctcttaaatgaataatcaaaagctgatgtgacaatttttggttatcaatttttgattatagcattgtggataccctaATCATCTAAGTTTTCTTTCAAGTTTAGACCCTTGAacaaatatttaaatttaatgaacagctcggatcgtTTGTTTGGAACACATATTAGGCTCCACATCGTGATCAATGCTCGATCTGTGCGCAATTTATATGTGTCAATAGCAAGGTTCATACTAAAAATGCCCAAATTTTAGGTTATCTTAcattttctccttctctctctacttccCTCTCAACCCTAACTCTCAACCTCTTTTCAAAGGAGCATTGATTTCATTTTCTACCTTTCAAGATGAACGGAATTAAtcttgcttatcaaaaaaaaaagagcattgATTGCTAGATTATTTTTTGTAGGTTTCTCTTCATCATTAATGTTGTACAAATCTTGGTTATTTATATAAATCTAGTCTTTATTTCCATTTCTCTCGATGTTTTGCACTCTCTCCTTCTCCattgttttgttcttctttcatgGAGGGGTAGACCcataggcttggtcatgggatGATTTCTACTCCATGACTCAGGTGTTTTAATGGCTTCTTACATATTTGTGCTTAATTTTGGTTTGTGAATTGATAGAATACTCTAATCTTTGATCTAAATTTAGgattgttaacttctttgattccTTGGCACACATAATGCTCAGAACCATGAAACTCTGTGTGCTTAATAAAATGCCTAATAACAGGTGAGATGAGTTGTAGATGAGAAACATAAAACAGTCTAAGTTCGGGGTGGCGTGAACCCCTAGACCTCGTCTTTGTTAAAATTATCATTAAAGTTATTTTCTAGTCAAAttagaggtagagagagaattccaccaaatcaaacttcaaaGGTTTGTCGTCCTAACACCGGAACCCCTACGTAAAACAAACCTCCTATTAGTTCCATTGCTTCTCTGTGGATTCAATCTCTGGCCTTTCAAGTTTACTATCCTATCGAAGGCCTAGCTCTGAGCTGGAGGCTACCACTTCTATGACACAATGCTAGGTCGCAAGCATTCATCTCATAAAAGTGTGCAAGGTCCAAATCTATATAACAAGACATGATTggttttgaatccaaaagaaaaccaaCGTTCCCGATGTATCCCTTGTATAAATTTCCACCATTCGTTCTACAAAATGGGCTTTTGGTAAATACCCAATCCATCCAAGGGCTGTACTAAATGCCATTTTGGTAAAAATTTGATTAGATTCTCAAATTTTGAAACGCATTGGAAACCCTAGCCGTACCATCACCCTCCCTCTATCTCCCCCTgaccccctctccctctctcaactctctcttTAATCGCTCTCCTAGCACCACCGACGGGCGCGATGAGTCACGCAACCACTGTAGTTCCAACAGTTCCGAACTCAATCCAGGTaacctattctctctctctctctctctctgatggcCTGTTCTAGCACTGATATACATCCAGTCATAcgtagaaaaaacaaaact
It encodes:
- the LOC131327167 gene encoding proteinaceous RNase P 1, chloroplastic/mitochondrial-like — translated: MLLLRAGCVSFFAKTPILFAYSTTRFHPSLFHHCYHSLNPINARTRCFNKRFSMNKPTHLLTTAAAALIREPSSSKSSKKARYDSPEGKLRGKLDTCSKNGDLAEALRLYDDARANGIPLSQHHYNVLLYLCSSCNGNGNGSEKLDKDLVKLGLERGFEIFKQMGIHRVAPNEATFTSLARLALAKEDPEMAFDLVKKMKGCGVMPKLRSYGPALFGFCSKGMADKAYEVDAHMRECGVLAEESELVALLNVSVEAKRDDRVYEMMHRLRAAVRQVAEETAGVVEDWFMSERAVKVGGVSWDVEKVREGVVKGGGGWHGQGWLGSGNWRVARTHMDEKGVCQSCGEKLICIDIDPKEAENFATSLTSLACQREVKSDFLQFQEWLQQHGPFDAVVDGANVGLVSQRDFNFFQLNSVVRQLQRMSPSKRLPLVVLHKSRVTGGPAQYDKNKKLLESWNKSGALYATPRGSNDDWYWLFAAVSCNCLLVTNDEMRDHLFQLLGTNFFPRWKEKHQVRLATSNGRPELRMPPPYSIVIQESEQGSWHVPTVIGDDLETPRQWICATRARDASSRCL